The genomic DNA TTAAATGCGGCGACTCTATTTCTAGGAAAGTAATTACTTTCCTAGAAATATGGGCATATCGTTTTTATAAATAGAAAACCTTTTCTGTTATGGCTTTATTGTGTATTTCGGCTAAGTGCCGTTATATAAAAATAAAAATGTAGAAGGAGTATGAAAAATGAAAAGAACGCTTACCTTAGTTTTGGCAGCTGTAATGGTGCTGTCGCTTGTTGCTTGTGGCACATCCGGGGCATCGTCTACTCCATCGTCCGCTGCATCAGCATCCTCGCAAAACGCCGCTGGGGAATCGGCAGAGAAAGCCTCTATGTCGTTTGCCAACACCCAGCCCGAAGCCGATGTGGAAACACAAGCTTTGTTTGAATGCGAAACCCAGATCGAGGCGGCCACCAACGGCAACTTTGCAATTGAAGTTTACCCCAACTCTTCCATGGGCGATACCGACGATTTGCTGGAGCAAGCCATTGAAGGCGCTGCAGTGCTGACCATTACCGATCCCGGCCGTCTGGCAGACTATATTCCGGAATACGGTATTCTCCAGATGCCTTACTTCATGCCGGACTATACCTACATCAACCCCGTTACCTCAACAGATAAGGTAAAAGAGTGGGAAGCTGGATTTGAAGAATTTGGCGTAAAGGTCCTGACATCCAACTGGTATGGCGGCACCCGGCATTTTGTGTGTAACACGGAAGTAAACGTTCCTGCGGATCTGAATGGCCTGAAGATTCGTACCATGGGCAGTGATCTGTGCATCCAGTCTGTAAATGCAATGGGCGCTGTGGGCACCGCGATGTCGCAGTCGGAAATTTACTCTGGCATCGAACAGAAGGCAATTGACGGATGCGAAAACCAGAATACCTCTACTTATGCAATGCGCCTTTACGAGATTCAAAGCTACATTAATAAAACCGGACATTTCATTCTGTTGGGTACCCCGGCTATGGGAACGACCTATTTTAACTCTTTATCTGCCGAGAACCAGCAGCTTCTGGTAGATACCTTTACCAAGGTGGGCACCGATTATCAGAAAATCTGTGTTGAGCAGGAAGCTGAGTTTGAAAAGGAAATGAAAGAAAAAGGCATGACAATCAACGAAATAGATACAACTCCGTTTAAAGAGGCTGTTCAGCCTGTTTACACCCAGCTTGGCTACGATACACTGCGCGATGAGATATATGCAGAAATCGGCCTGAGCTGATTGAAAAAGCGCCGTATGCT from Oscillospiraceae bacterium MB24-C1 includes the following:
- a CDS encoding C4-dicarboxylate TRAP transporter substrate-binding protein, producing MKRTLTLVLAAVMVLSLVACGTSGASSTPSSAASASSQNAAGESAEKASMSFANTQPEADVETQALFECETQIEAATNGNFAIEVYPNSSMGDTDDLLEQAIEGAAVLTITDPGRLADYIPEYGILQMPYFMPDYTYINPVTSTDKVKEWEAGFEEFGVKVLTSNWYGGTRHFVCNTEVNVPADLNGLKIRTMGSDLCIQSVNAMGAVGTAMSQSEIYSGIEQKAIDGCENQNTSTYAMRLYEIQSYINKTGHFILLGTPAMGTTYFNSLSAENQQLLVDTFTKVGTDYQKICVEQEAEFEKEMKEKGMTINEIDTTPFKEAVQPVYTQLGYDTLRDEIYAEIGLS